One genomic segment of Intestinimonas butyriciproducens includes these proteins:
- a CDS encoding prepilin peptidase — MHWAQALVFCGCLMGASIYDVRHRLVDDRVCVALVLAGLITISPASFLGALAGGLPFYLGAGFGKNGAGDTVLAASAGFVLGLSRTLAGLTLFAFCYALFVLGKSLVLKLSHRPTRFTCPLVPFIAAGFIPSYFL; from the coding sequence ATGCACTGGGCGCAGGCGCTGGTCTTCTGCGGCTGCCTGATGGGCGCTTCGATCTATGATGTCCGACACCGCCTGGTGGATGACCGGGTCTGTGTGGCGCTCGTGCTGGCGGGGCTGATCACCATCAGCCCCGCCTCCTTTTTGGGGGCGCTTGCGGGAGGGCTGCCCTTCTATCTGGGGGCGGGCTTTGGGAAAAACGGGGCCGGGGATACGGTGCTTGCGGCGTCAGCGGGGTTTGTGCTGGGCCTTTCCCGCACTCTCGCGGGGCTTACGCTGTTCGCCTTTTGCTACGCCCTGTTTGTGCTGGGAAAAAGTCTTGTTCTGAAGCTCTCCCATCGCCCCACCCGGTTCACCTGCCCACTGGTCCCGTTCATTGCCGCAGGATTCATTCCCTCATATTTCTTATAA
- a CDS encoding DUF3849 domain-containing protein has product MTKDHAYLYLSSISEAKRQNEVALWRASHLENIACKQAIEEAIRKGFDGMHLSHDCARGVIEDFGFKRVGWVLAATIQLKPEDGRFSRRNKEWAAATFIPRSDRNYEFMVESHVGVLDIFVNEFRDAQDALGMFVRSHCDDMTGQELEGKVLVMSPFTLKESYWAPENQLWLATGGFGCAPNAAGRAVYATCLGDGERTRWNRSDFIGILKEEHLPDWARESLEQIRREDPAESAGMTTPSM; this is encoded by the coding sequence ATGACTAAGGATCACGCCTACCTCTACCTCAGTTCCATCTCCGAGGCCAAACGGCAAAACGAGGTGGCTCTCTGGCGGGCAAGCCACTTGGAGAACATCGCCTGTAAGCAGGCCATCGAGGAGGCCATCCGCAAGGGCTTTGATGGGATGCACCTGAGTCACGACTGCGCCAGGGGCGTCATCGAGGACTTTGGCTTCAAGCGTGTGGGATGGGTGCTGGCCGCAACCATTCAGCTGAAACCGGAGGATGGGCGCTTCAGCCGCCGGAACAAGGAATGGGCCGCTGCGACCTTTATCCCCCGCAGCGACCGAAACTATGAGTTCATGGTGGAAAGTCACGTCGGTGTTCTGGACATCTTCGTAAATGAGTTTCGCGACGCCCAGGATGCGCTTGGGATGTTTGTGCGCTCCCACTGCGACGATATGACCGGGCAGGAGCTGGAGGGCAAGGTGCTGGTAATGAGTCCATTCACGCTGAAGGAGTCCTATTGGGCGCCGGAGAATCAGCTCTGGCTGGCGACCGGCGGCTTCGGCTGCGCCCCCAACGCTGCGGGCAGAGCGGTATACGCCACCTGCCTCGGTGACGGGGAGCGAACCCGGTGGAACCGGAGCGATTTCATCGGCATTCTCAAGGAAGAACATCTGCCCGACTGGGCAAGAGAAAGCCTGGAACAGATCCGGCGGGAAGATCCTGCCGAATCTGCCGGCATGACAACCCCATCCATGTGA
- a CDS encoding SpoVG family protein → MAATKKKQQETTTPQVEARIDRLVDGDFKTKAFASATIGGAFAVHGIRVIESDKGRFISMPQDSYKKNGETKYNDTFHAITAEARNALVDAVNDAYEQKLQEQQEQKGDAPDQAMSQQM, encoded by the coding sequence ATGGCAGCGACCAAAAAGAAACAGCAGGAAACCACCACGCCCCAGGTGGAGGCGCGGATCGACCGTCTGGTGGACGGAGATTTCAAGACCAAAGCCTTTGCCAGCGCTACCATCGGCGGGGCCTTTGCCGTCCACGGCATCCGGGTCATCGAGTCCGACAAGGGCCGTTTCATCTCCATGCCCCAGGACTCCTACAAGAAAAACGGTGAGACCAAGTACAACGACACCTTCCATGCCATCACCGCCGAAGCCCGGAACGCTCTGGTGGATGCCGTCAACGACGCCTACGAGCAGAAGCTCCAGGAGCAGCAGGAACAGAAAGGCGACGCTCCCGACCAGGCCATGAGCCAGCAGATGTGA
- a CDS encoding type II/IV secretion system ATPase subunit yields MLGNKRSNSIFAAPPATAPVETKPEQTEVHDISFEENTGRAIFAETKVAPKASDVFFAPQAEGMPFAEVLTQVQSYLSGTYATLITESGDEAKEQMKRRIARYLQDNRMAVDGMSQSELVDALYTEMAEYGFLTKYIFADGIEEIDINSWRDIEIQYSDGRTVKLEEHFDSPDHAANVIRRMLQNSGKVLDNASPIITSRLAKNIRVSVIKTPVLDEDAGVAASIRIVNPKNLTKEDFVGSGTATEEMLDFLSACLRYGVSICVAGATSSGKTTVAGWLLSTIPDRKRIFTIEDGSRELQLIREQNGRVVNSVVHTQTRDSENERQRIDQIALLDIALRFNPDIIAVGEMRGPEANAAQEAARVGVAVLTTIHSSSSEGTYRRMVSLCKRAVDTPDDTLMGYVTEAYPIVVYCRQLENKERRITNISECEILPDGSRRLHKLYEYNITENRLEGDRFIIEGHHQKCEEMSESLQRRFIENGMPRGELEQFIQRKEETA; encoded by the coding sequence ATGCTTGGCAACAAGAGAAGCAATTCCATATTTGCCGCGCCCCCGGCCACCGCCCCGGTGGAAACCAAGCCGGAGCAGACCGAGGTGCATGACATCTCCTTTGAGGAAAATACCGGAAGGGCTATTTTTGCGGAAACCAAGGTCGCCCCCAAGGCGAGCGATGTCTTCTTCGCTCCCCAGGCCGAGGGGATGCCCTTCGCGGAGGTTCTCACTCAGGTACAGTCCTACCTCTCCGGTACCTACGCTACCCTGATCACGGAGAGCGGCGACGAGGCCAAGGAGCAGATGAAGCGCCGGATCGCCCGCTATTTGCAGGACAATCGCATGGCGGTGGACGGCATGAGCCAGAGCGAGCTGGTGGATGCCCTTTATACGGAGATGGCCGAGTATGGGTTCCTGACCAAGTACATCTTCGCCGACGGCATCGAGGAGATCGACATCAATTCCTGGCGCGACATTGAAATCCAGTATTCCGACGGCCGCACCGTCAAGCTGGAGGAACACTTCGACTCCCCGGACCATGCGGCCAATGTCATCCGCCGTATGCTCCAGAACTCCGGTAAGGTGCTGGACAACGCCAGCCCCATCATCACATCCCGTCTTGCCAAGAACATCCGTGTTTCGGTCATCAAGACCCCGGTGCTGGACGAGGACGCGGGCGTCGCGGCTTCCATCCGAATCGTCAACCCCAAGAATCTGACTAAGGAGGACTTTGTGGGCAGCGGCACCGCCACGGAGGAAATGCTGGATTTCCTGTCCGCCTGCCTGCGCTACGGCGTCTCCATCTGTGTGGCAGGCGCGACCAGCTCCGGCAAGACTACCGTGGCGGGCTGGCTCTTGTCCACCATCCCTGACCGCAAGCGGATCTTCACCATCGAGGACGGCTCCCGTGAGCTTCAGCTCATCCGGGAGCAGAACGGCAGGGTGGTCAACTCCGTCGTCCACACCCAGACCCGCGACAGCGAGAACGAGCGGCAGCGCATCGACCAGATTGCACTACTGGACATCGCCCTTCGCTTCAATCCCGACATCATCGCCGTGGGCGAGATGCGAGGCCCGGAGGCTAATGCTGCCCAGGAGGCCGCCCGCGTGGGCGTGGCCGTTCTCACCACCATCCACTCCAGCTCCAGCGAGGGCACCTATCGCCGCATGGTATCCCTGTGCAAGCGGGCCGTGGACACCCCTGACGATACGCTCATGGGCTATGTCACCGAGGCATATCCCATTGTGGTCTACTGCCGCCAGCTGGAGAACAAGGAGCGCCGCATCACCAACATCTCCGAGTGCGAGATCCTGCCGGATGGGAGCCGACGGCTTCACAAGCTCTACGAGTACAACATCACCGAAAACCGTCTGGAGGGCGACCGGTTCATCATTGAGGGACACCACCAGAAGTGCGAGGAGATGTCCGAGAGCCTGCAGCGCCGCTTTATTGAGAACGGTATGCCCCGCGGTGAGCTGGAGCAGTTCATCCAGAGAAAGGAGGAAACTGCATGA
- a CDS encoding 4-oxalocrotonate tautomerase: protein MEAKKNLCGMIPEELHARAVAEKEQLGLKTLGEYVELILKEHFEGGGITMAETKTLAFKITEELDQRLKDFIAAEKKRGRKITQKEFVIGLIEQALAEYEAQNQPAEMTEA, encoded by the coding sequence ATGGAAGCAAAGAAGAATCTCTGCGGAATGATCCCGGAAGAACTGCACGCCAGAGCTGTGGCAGAAAAGGAACAGCTTGGCCTCAAGACTCTGGGCGAGTATGTGGAGCTGATACTCAAAGAACACTTCGAAGGAGGAGGAATCACTATGGCAGAAACCAAGACTCTCGCATTCAAGATCACCGAGGAGCTGGATCAGCGGCTGAAGGACTTCATTGCCGCAGAAAAAAAGCGCGGCAGAAAAATCACGCAGAAAGAATTCGTCATCGGTCTTATCGAGCAGGCGCTGGCTGAGTACGAGGCGCAGAATCAGCCCGCCGAGATGACCGAAGCATAA
- a CDS encoding YodL domain-containing protein has product MVRFTIDNRNRLIFYGNTVGYVKDDAAVVDEMFQTDELSRYLARLNLTPQWKEGVFDRLAAGEAPGEELGQPQKGCRIWQLRKGVDVTMRFIGYEDLIKRFGEPDADNYTQVYDGDLGTNDLEQIYAICRDSPPPGYQGYRMALSDVVELYDDSGSEFFYCDRVGFRPIQFNQRQEQNECHEMTM; this is encoded by the coding sequence TTGGTCCGCTTCACAATAGACAATCGAAACCGCCTGATCTTCTATGGCAACACGGTGGGCTATGTGAAGGATGACGCCGCTGTTGTGGACGAGATGTTCCAGACGGATGAGCTGTCCCGCTACCTGGCCCGGTTGAATCTGACGCCTCAGTGGAAGGAAGGCGTATTTGACCGCCTTGCAGCCGGAGAGGCGCCCGGCGAGGAGCTGGGGCAGCCGCAAAAAGGCTGCCGCATCTGGCAGCTCCGGAAAGGCGTGGATGTCACCATGCGCTTTATCGGATATGAGGATCTGATAAAGCGGTTCGGAGAACCGGACGCAGACAATTATACGCAGGTCTATGACGGCGATCTGGGTACCAACGATTTGGAGCAGATCTACGCCATCTGCCGGGACAGCCCGCCTCCCGGATATCAGGGCTACCGGATGGCTCTGTCCGATGTGGTGGAGCTGTACGATGATTCCGGCAGCGAGTTCTTCTACTGCGACCGCGTAGGATTCCGTCCCATCCAGTTCAACCAGCGTCAGGAGCAAAACGAATGCCACGAAATGACTATGTAG
- a CDS encoding AAA family ATPase, which yields MNFMKGTLFHRSTEPEEVEITQESGGGVLAVWGSPGCGKTVTAVKIAKHLASQKKNVALLLCDMTAPMMPCICPPSELECDKSLGSIFAAQRISVNLIKHNLTTHKKLSYLTMLGLRKGENEYTYTACTKQQAEELIRGLREIAPYVVIDCSSYIANDILSAVALMEADSVLRLANCDLKSIGYLSSQLPLLRELHWDEDKQYKAASNIKPLQAADRIGKVLGSVAFQLPHSQELEEQYLEGTLLNDLSMKDSKAFRREIEKICKEVF from the coding sequence ATGAACTTCATGAAAGGAACCCTCTTTCACCGCAGTACGGAGCCAGAGGAGGTGGAAATCACCCAGGAATCCGGCGGCGGAGTCCTGGCCGTCTGGGGAAGCCCCGGCTGTGGCAAAACTGTGACTGCGGTAAAGATCGCAAAGCATCTGGCGTCCCAGAAAAAGAATGTGGCGCTGCTGCTCTGCGATATGACCGCCCCCATGATGCCCTGCATCTGCCCGCCCTCTGAGCTGGAGTGCGACAAATCCCTGGGCAGCATCTTCGCCGCCCAGCGGATCTCCGTGAATCTCATCAAGCACAACCTGACCACCCACAAGAAGCTGTCCTACCTGACCATGCTGGGGCTTCGCAAGGGAGAAAACGAGTACACCTATACTGCCTGCACCAAGCAGCAGGCAGAGGAACTCATCCGCGGCCTGCGAGAGATTGCCCCCTATGTGGTCATCGACTGCTCCAGCTATATCGCCAATGACATCCTCTCCGCCGTGGCGCTCATGGAGGCCGACAGCGTCCTCCGGCTGGCCAACTGCGACCTGAAATCCATCGGCTATCTTTCCAGCCAGCTCCCGCTCCTTCGGGAACTGCACTGGGATGAGGACAAGCAGTACAAGGCGGCGTCCAATATCAAGCCCCTCCAGGCGGCCGACCGTATTGGAAAGGTGCTGGGGAGCGTCGCTTTCCAGCTTCCGCACTCCCAGGAGCTGGAGGAGCAGTATCTGGAGGGCACGCTCTTGAATGATCTCTCCATGAAAGACAGCAAGGCGTTCCGCCGGGAGATCGAGAAAATCTGCAAGGAGGTGTTCTGA
- the cpaB gene encoding Flp pilus assembly protein CpaB has protein sequence MKIFRNRTVIGVLCILLALVICFGVTPLFSRSASEKAEIVRVTADIKEGDEITAEMVQTVEVGAYNLPSGIMTEKDEVVGKYAAADLKVGDYILASKLSNKPAAENAYLYNLDGTKQAISVTIKSFATGLSGKLESGDIVSVLVADYQGMGETVIPPELQYVEVISVTASSGYDANTGEAVEDEKELPSTVTLLVTTEQAKVLAGLEQESELHLALVYRGAPENADEFIAAQDALIEELYAEPEAEETAETTENTETGESEGADPAAESEADAE, from the coding sequence ATGAAGATTTTCCGTAACCGCACCGTGATTGGTGTGCTGTGTATCCTCCTGGCGCTCGTCATCTGCTTCGGAGTGACGCCTCTGTTCAGCCGCAGCGCCAGTGAGAAGGCTGAGATCGTCCGCGTCACCGCCGACATCAAGGAGGGCGACGAGATCACCGCCGAGATGGTACAGACCGTGGAGGTGGGCGCCTATAACCTGCCGTCCGGCATCATGACAGAAAAAGACGAGGTCGTCGGCAAGTATGCCGCCGCCGACCTGAAGGTGGGCGATTACATTCTGGCCAGCAAGCTCTCCAACAAGCCTGCCGCTGAGAATGCCTATCTCTACAATCTGGACGGCACCAAACAGGCCATTTCGGTCACCATCAAGAGCTTTGCCACAGGTCTGTCCGGCAAGCTGGAGAGCGGTGACATCGTTTCCGTCCTCGTGGCCGACTATCAGGGCATGGGTGAAACTGTGATCCCACCCGAGCTGCAGTATGTAGAGGTCATCTCCGTTACCGCTTCCTCCGGCTATGACGCCAACACCGGCGAGGCGGTTGAGGATGAAAAAGAACTGCCCTCCACCGTCACCCTTCTGGTGACCACCGAACAGGCCAAGGTACTGGCCGGTCTGGAACAGGAAAGCGAGCTGCATCTGGCCTTGGTCTACCGTGGCGCCCCTGAGAACGCCGATGAATTTATCGCAGCGCAGGACGCTCTGATTGAGGAGCTGTACGCCGAGCCGGAAGCCGAGGAGACTGCCGAGACAACTGAGAATACCGAAACCGGGGAAAGCGAGGGTGCTGATCCTGCCGCAGAGAGCGAGGCGGATGCGGAATGA
- a CDS encoding DUF4320 family protein — protein MKKILKRRSGEGYIDVCVLVVCAMLVLALVVRVLPVYITKQQLDTYAVELVREAEIAGRVGTETTRRAAALTDSTGLDPDIRWSTTGRIQLNDEVTVTLTLETDIGLFGGFGSFPITLTASATGKSEVYWK, from the coding sequence ATGAAAAAAATACTGAAACGGCGCTCCGGCGAAGGCTATATCGATGTATGCGTCCTGGTGGTGTGCGCTATGCTGGTGCTCGCGCTGGTGGTTCGTGTGCTCCCGGTCTACATCACCAAACAGCAGCTGGACACCTATGCGGTGGAGCTGGTGCGCGAGGCGGAGATCGCCGGCCGGGTTGGCACGGAGACCACCCGCCGGGCGGCGGCGCTTACCGACAGCACCGGGCTTGACCCCGACATTCGGTGGTCCACCACCGGACGCATCCAGCTCAATGACGAGGTCACCGTGACCCTGACGCTGGAAACGGATATCGGCCTGTTCGGAGGATTTGGCTCGTTCCCGATCACGCTGACGGCTTCCGCCACAGGCAAGTCGGAGGTGTATTGGAAGTGA
- a CDS encoding secretion protein F gives MGVLLFLFGTALAAGLYFVLADLLKIPRLATERALISAGRRERSLVKALEALILGWALKLAPLIRMDEYKYRRLESKLTAAGLDMTPQVYMAYSILKPCLILLGIIPCLLILPILSPLIVVLAVLTWFKESRRADELVKARMELIEGELPRFVATIHQELAASRDVLRILENYKKHAGPDFGRELDVLTADMRSSSYEAALIRFEARMGSAIISDIVRGLIGILRGDDGRMYFQMLSHDLKALELQRLKAKAAKIPPKIRVFSFIMLMCFMMTYIVIIVYQIVNSLGSLF, from the coding sequence ATGGGCGTACTTTTATTCCTGTTCGGGACCGCGCTGGCCGCCGGACTGTATTTCGTCCTCGCCGACCTTCTGAAGATTCCCAGACTGGCCACGGAACGGGCGCTCATCTCTGCCGGACGGCGGGAGCGGAGCCTGGTCAAAGCTCTGGAGGCGCTGATCCTCGGCTGGGCACTGAAGCTGGCACCGCTGATCCGAATGGACGAATACAAATACCGCCGGCTGGAGAGCAAGCTCACGGCGGCAGGGCTGGATATGACGCCCCAGGTCTACATGGCTTATTCGATCCTGAAGCCCTGTCTGATTCTGCTCGGCATCATCCCGTGCCTGCTGATCCTGCCCATCCTGAGCCCCCTCATCGTGGTGCTGGCCGTGCTGACCTGGTTCAAGGAGAGCCGCCGGGCGGATGAGCTGGTCAAGGCCAGAATGGAGCTGATCGAGGGCGAGCTGCCCCGGTTCGTCGCCACCATCCATCAGGAGCTGGCAGCCAGCCGGGATGTGCTGCGGATTCTGGAAAACTACAAGAAACACGCCGGGCCTGACTTTGGTCGTGAGCTGGATGTGCTGACGGCGGATATGCGTTCCTCCTCCTATGAAGCGGCGCTCATCCGCTTTGAAGCCAGAATGGGCTCCGCCATCATTTCGGACATCGTCCGCGGCCTCATCGGCATACTGCGGGGTGACGACGGGCGAATGTACTTCCAGATGTTGTCCCACGATCTGAAGGCATTGGAACTGCAGCGCCTCAAGGCCAAGGCCGCCAAGATCCCGCCCAAGATCCGGGTGTTCAGCTTCATCATGCTCATGTGCTTCATGATGACCTACATCGTCATCATCGTGTACCAGATCGTCAATTCTCTGGGAAGCCTGTTCTAA
- a CDS encoding DUF3852 domain-containing protein yields the protein MRKFNYKRLVVMLVVVLAMTCLMATTAFAAGTGDVAGAVESTWSTASTQIKSVVDNVVFPAIDLILAVFFFAKLGTAYFEYRKSGQFEWAAPAILFACLVFTLTAPMYLWSIIGI from the coding sequence ATGCGTAAATTCAACTATAAGCGCCTGGTCGTTATGCTTGTCGTGGTCTTGGCAATGACCTGCCTGATGGCGACCACAGCTTTTGCCGCCGGTACCGGAGATGTGGCCGGCGCCGTCGAGAGTACCTGGTCCACCGCATCCACCCAGATCAAGTCGGTGGTCGACAATGTGGTGTTTCCCGCCATCGACCTGATCCTTGCCGTATTCTTCTTCGCCAAGCTGGGCACCGCCTACTTCGAGTACAGAAAATCCGGCCAGTTCGAGTGGGCGGCTCCTGCCATCCTGTTTGCCTGCCTCGTGTTTACCCTCACTGCGCCCATGTATCTCTGGAGCATTATCGGCATCTAA
- a CDS encoding conjugal transfer protein TrbL family protein, giving the protein MFIWDFVADTILGQIVDWIYGQVMGFLGNFFAEMGNMGVELFELSWVQSIVLFFSYLAWALYVTGLVVACFECGIEYSSGRGNLKETALCAIKGFMAVSLFTVVPIRLYELSVTLQASLTAGITGYGTSIGEAATEIVDSLSGIDSLTGMTTGSYFGFASITSPIMLLFCIILMAYAVIKVFFANLKRGGILLIQIAVGSLYMFSVPRGYTDGFIQWCKQIIGLCLTAFLQSTILIAGLMVFKDHALLGLGLMLSAGEIPRIAGAFGLDTTTRANIMSAVYTAQAAVNTTRTVVQAVAK; this is encoded by the coding sequence TTGTTTATTTGGGATTTTGTTGCCGACACCATCCTCGGTCAGATCGTGGATTGGATCTACGGTCAGGTCATGGGCTTTCTCGGAAACTTTTTTGCCGAGATGGGCAACATGGGCGTCGAGTTGTTCGAACTGAGCTGGGTGCAGAGCATTGTGCTGTTTTTCTCCTATCTGGCCTGGGCGCTCTATGTGACCGGCCTCGTGGTGGCCTGCTTCGAGTGCGGCATCGAGTATTCTTCCGGCAGAGGGAACCTCAAAGAAACCGCTCTGTGTGCCATCAAGGGCTTTATGGCGGTGAGCCTGTTTACGGTTGTGCCGATTCGGCTCTATGAGCTTTCCGTCACATTGCAGGCAAGCCTCACCGCGGGGATCACCGGGTATGGCACCTCCATCGGCGAGGCGGCAACCGAGATTGTGGATTCACTCAGCGGCATTGATTCGCTGACTGGAATGACCACCGGCTCATACTTCGGCTTTGCTTCCATCACCAGCCCAATCATGCTTTTATTCTGCATCATCCTGATGGCCTATGCCGTGATAAAGGTCTTCTTCGCAAACCTAAAGCGCGGCGGGATTCTGCTCATCCAAATCGCAGTGGGCAGTCTCTATATGTTCAGCGTCCCACGCGGTTATACGGATGGTTTCATCCAATGGTGCAAGCAGATCATCGGATTGTGCTTGACTGCTTTCCTGCAATCCACCATTCTCATCGCCGGACTTATGGTATTCAAGGACCATGCCCTCCTTGGCCTCGGCCTGATGCTGTCCGCTGGCGAGATCCCGCGCATTGCCGGAGCTTTTGGCCTGGATACCACCACAAGAGCCAATATCATGTCTGCAGTCTATACCGCCCAGGCTGCGGTCAATACCACAAGGACCGTTGTTCAGGCGGTAGCCAAATGA
- a CDS encoding DUF6550 family protein, translated as MTDKTKRIVLIAVCCLLCVAAAVGIAVRFGGNADISSGVVSDDPTQSGDPSVDIDNNGQTDLDVQVETPDASETDPAQGADSSGLEQTIQADPVKPESPEKPEAPAGTTTLPDDHDGADVPEEERKTEDEAPPTYEETPTVTPTETEPAAGSTNSSGQVYVPGFGYVENSGENTGVQDNNMYENGNKIGEMGGGD; from the coding sequence ATGACAGACAAGACAAAGAGGATCGTCCTCATCGCCGTCTGCTGCCTGCTCTGCGTTGCGGCGGCCGTTGGGATCGCCGTCCGGTTCGGCGGCAATGCCGATATTTCTTCCGGTGTGGTTTCCGATGATCCCACCCAGAGCGGTGATCCCAGTGTGGATATCGACAATAACGGCCAGACTGATCTGGATGTCCAGGTGGAAACGCCGGACGCATCCGAAACCGATCCCGCCCAGGGTGCGGACTCCAGCGGTCTGGAGCAGACCATCCAGGCAGATCCTGTAAAGCCGGAGTCCCCTGAAAAACCGGAAGCACCCGCCGGCACCACCACGCTGCCGGATGACCACGACGGAGCGGATGTGCCGGAGGAGGAGCGCAAGACCGAAGATGAGGCGCCGCCCACCTATGAGGAGACTCCCACAGTGACTCCCACTGAAACGGAGCCTGCCGCGGGAAGCACCAACAGCTCCGGTCAGGTCTATGTACCCGGCTTCGGCTATGTGGAAAACAGCGGTGAGAACACCGGAGTTCAGGACAACAACATGTACGAGAACGGAAATAAAATCGGCGAGATGGGCGGCGGTGATTGA
- a CDS encoding DUF6133 family protein, with protein sequence MKKLFKNIAKSAKSAAINCQTSIAAFHRRAVCGNAGEGYIDTAVKVLIAVVLGALVLAGLYAVLNDTVMPTVTQRIQEMFDYAG encoded by the coding sequence ATGAAGAAGCTGTTCAAGAATATCGCCAAGTCCGCCAAGTCCGCCGCCATCAACTGCCAGACCTCCATCGCCGCCTTCCACCGCCGCGCCGTCTGCGGCAACGCCGGCGAGGGCTATATCGATACCGCCGTCAAGGTGCTGATCGCCGTCGTCCTGGGCGCCCTGGTGCTGGCCGGTCTGTACGCTGTGCTGAACGACACGGTCATGCCCACCGTGACTCAGCGCATCCAGGAGATGTTCGACTACGCCGGCTGA
- a CDS encoding type II secretion system F family protein codes for MTMIQLIACIGMIAGLFMVLGISPAEMSDSIFSRLTAAPGSIRADINETTKRKKAGFFRREITEAQAVLTASGREGKFPMVCMASLVLFALGACIAILAGNAFLVPVLAVGFMLAPFWYVKLTAGSFKKDVAAELETALSVITTAYLRTENFQQAVEENVRYLHHPVQEVFQRFLTRIKHIDPDMDAALHDLKYAIDNEVWQEWCEAVMACQTDRSLKSTLTPIVSKLSDMRVVNGELENLVFGPRKEFVTMAILVLINIPLVRFINTDWYHTLVDTIPGQMVIAVCIAAVFVSFAFVVKLTQPIEYRR; via the coding sequence ATGACAATGATCCAACTGATCGCCTGCATCGGCATGATCGCCGGGCTTTTTATGGTGCTGGGGATCTCCCCTGCAGAAATGAGCGACAGCATCTTCTCCCGGCTGACTGCCGCCCCCGGCAGCATCCGGGCGGATATCAACGAGACGACCAAGCGAAAAAAGGCCGGCTTCTTCCGCCGGGAGATCACGGAAGCCCAGGCGGTGCTGACCGCATCCGGGCGTGAGGGGAAGTTTCCCATGGTGTGCATGGCCTCCCTGGTGCTGTTTGCCCTGGGCGCCTGCATCGCCATTCTCGCCGGGAACGCATTCCTTGTCCCTGTGCTGGCCGTCGGATTTATGCTGGCGCCGTTCTGGTATGTCAAGCTGACAGCCGGCAGCTTCAAAAAGGATGTGGCCGCAGAGCTGGAAACGGCGCTGTCGGTCATCACCACCGCCTATCTGCGCACGGAAAACTTCCAGCAGGCGGTGGAGGAAAATGTCCGATACCTGCACCACCCGGTGCAGGAGGTGTTCCAGCGGTTTCTGACCCGCATCAAGCATATTGACCCGGACATGGACGCCGCACTTCACGACCTGAAATACGCCATCGACAATGAGGTGTGGCAGGAGTGGTGCGAAGCGGTGATGGCGTGCCAGACAGACCGCAGCCTGAAAAGCACCCTGACGCCCATCGTCAGCAAGCTGTCGGATATGCGAGTGGTCAACGGAGAGCTGGAAAATCTGGTCTTCGGCCCCCGCAAGGAGTTCGTCACCATGGCAATCCTGGTGCTGATCAATATCCCACTGGTGCGGTTCATCAACACCGATTGGTACCACACCCTGGTGGACACCATCCCCGGCCAGATGGTCATCGCCGTCTGCATCGCAGCCGTATTCGTGTCCTTTGCTTTTGTGGTGAAGCTGACCCAGCCTATTGAGTATCGGAGGTGA